TAACTGATGCGTGATATTCAAAAGGTACTGGATTTGTGGGGATCATGGGCAGCGAGTGACTCATGTAATGTCGATTTTTCGCCGATAGCCGCCGGGTTCAAAGGACTTCTGCCGCAGACAGGGAAGACCAGAATTATGTGCTCAGACAATGACGGATTAATTATCGAAGGTTGCATGGTGCGGTTGATGAAGAAACGGCCCTATGATTATCATCTGCTGGTGGGACACTACGTCTACAGGGTTTCTAAGCGTCAGATGGCAAAAAAAAGGAAGAAGAGCGAAAAGCAAATCCGAATAGAAATGATGCTGGCCGAAGGGTTTATTGATGGCTGTCTATCAATGCTGGACATTAAACTAGAAATGGATTCAGTAACTATAAGGCAGGTCGTCGAAAGCTGACGGCCTGCCAAAATATTAAAAGTAATCTTCTAAAATAGTTTGTGACCAACCGCCAAACCCCGGCCTTCCTGGTACTCCTGCTAGTCCTGGCCTGCCGGGTTTTCCTGCTAAACCTGGGACTCCTGGGGCTCCAGCTAATCCTGGTATGCTTGGTAAACGTCCGTTAGGATTTCTTAGAAATCCTAACGCTTTGTTATGACTATCATAGAGCACCCGACCTTCAAACCATCCTATATGCATTCCTCTAAGTGAATAAATGTTATTGCCATGTATCCACGCAATAACTACACCGCGATTATTTCTTAGACAATCATCGTCAAATAATACGGTTGGCCTGCCATTTCGGTTATAAATCCATTCAACCATCTAGTCATACCTCTCAAGTTAAAGCCATGAAAAGAATATTCAGATTTCCCTGTAAATAAGTTAATGCGGTCCGCACTTTTTAGTATATCGTGTTAAGGGTGGTCATTTAGACACGAACTTAAACAAATTTATAACCTCGCTTCGGCGGGGTTTTTCTTTTTGTGGAATGGGCGGCTGGTGGGTGTTGTAGCACCCGGCCAGCCATTCGCTCATGTCTGAGATCACAAGCGAACCAAGGCCCACTGCTTTAGCGCAAAAGCATAGTGAGCCTACCAGAGTCCCGCTTACTGATCTATGAAAAACACTGTAAAAATATCCAGTATTGAGTTAATTAACGCTGATTGCCTGCATTACATACAATCACTTCCTGATAATTCCATTGACCTGATTGTTACCGATCCGCCTTACTTCAAGGTAAAGCCGAACGGCTGGGATAATCAGTGGAAAGGGGACGAGGATTACTTAAAGTGGCTCGACGGCTGTCTGGCACAATTCTGGCGAGTCCTCAAACCCTCGGGTAGCATCTACCTGTTTTGTGGTCATCGCCTTGCAGCCGATATCGAGTTGATGATGCGCCGCCGTTTCAGTGTGCTGAATCACATCATCTGGGCAAAACCCTCGGGCCGCTGGAACGGCTGTAACAAAGAAAGCCTGCGGTCTTACTTCCCGGCGACCGAGCGCGTTCTCTTTGCAGAGCATTATCTGGGGCCGTACAGGCCGAAAGACGATGGCTACGAGCGGAAGGGTACTGAGTTGAAGCAAAGCCTGATGGCACCCCTGATTGAGTATTTTCAGAATGCCCGCGCTTCGCTTGGTGTGGCATCGAAAGAAATTGCCGCCGCCACGGGTAAGAAAAACATGGTCTCGCACTGGTTCGGAGCCAGCCAGTGGCAACTGCCGGGCGAGGCTGATTACCAAAAGTTACAGGCGCTATTCACCCGAATAGCCACAGAGAAGCACCAGCGGAGCGAGCTGGTTCAACCCCACCACCAACTCGTGGCCACGTACCATTCGCTTAACCGTAAATACTGCGAGCTGGTGGAAGAATACAAATCTCTCCGTCGGTATTTTGCTGTTACCTCCGTGGTTCCATATACGGATGTCTGGACTTACAAGCCTGTGCAGTTTTACCCCGGAAAACACCCGTGCGAAAAGCCAGCGGACATGTTGAGGGACATTATCAACGCCAGCAGCAGGCCCGGTGATCTCGTTGCCGATTTTTTCATGGGGTCAGGATCAGCGATTAAAGAAGCGGTGAAACTGGGGCGCGCAGCTGTTGGTGTTGAACTCGAAACAGAGCAGTTCAATCAGACAGTTAAAGAAATAAACGAGCAGGTTAGCAGGGATGCTAAATAACGAACATAAACCCGCGACAGCGGGTTTTTCTATTTTCAGGCCTCGGGAATCAACATCAGATGGCTCGTTGTTAAATGCAGCCCGAAGGCCTGAATCCCTTTCACGCACACAGCACCCCGTCTAATCGGAGGTGAGAGACTATGAAAATGCCTTACAAACAAGATTTCATTGCTGCTCTACTGGCTGCAAAAGAGCAGGGTATTGGCGCAATGCTGGCGTTTGCAATGGCGTATCTCCGGGGACGCTATAACGGCGGCCCAATCATGAAAACGCTTATCGATGCCACCATGTGCGCGATGATCGCCTGGTTTGCCCGTGACCTGCTGGATTTCTTCGGCCTGGCTAAAAACCTGTCGTATATCGCCAGTGTGTTTATTGGCTACGTAGGTACGGATTTTATCGGCGGCTTCATCAAACGCTTCGCCGCCAGAAAAGCAGGGGTAGATGATGCAAATCAGCAATAAAGGGATCGCCTTAATCAAGCAGTTTGAAGGTCTGCGGCTTGATGCTTATCAGGACAGCGTTGGTGTGTGGACGATTGGTTATGGCTGGACGCAACCGGTGGATGGCAAACCTATCACTAAGGGCATGGTCATCAAGCAGGAAACTGCCGAGCGCCTGCTTAAAACTGGCCTGGTAAGTTACGAAAGTGATGTGTCCAAACTGGTGAAGGTGAAGCTGACTCAGGGGCAGTTTGATGCGCTGGTGTCGTTTGCCTACAACCTCGGAACGCGCGCGCTTTCCACGTCCACGCTCCTGAAAAAGCTGAATGCCGGTGATTATGACGGCGCAGCGGATGAGTTTCCGCGCTGGAATAAGGCGGGTGGTAAGGAGCTTGCCGGGCTGACCCGTCGCCGCGAGGCAGAGTTCGCTCTGTTTATGTCGTGATTGCAGCGCTGTTAAAGCGCTACTGGCTCCAGTTGTCGGTAATAGCGCTGGTGGCTGTGCTGGCTTTACTACTGATGAAAACGAGGACGGATCTCAGCGTATCGGAGAGCGAAAAGCGTGTGCTGAAGTCAGATAACGCGTTGCAAGGACAGGTGATAGCCACACAGGCATTCAATGTGAACCGGTTTAATCAGGTGGCACAGTTAGCAGCCAGAGCTAATGCCGACGTCGCCAGCGATGCCGAAAACACCGTAATTGAATACCGGGAGATTCTTCGCCGTGAGAAAACCTGTGATCTGCCTGTTCCTGCTCATATCGCTGACGGGCTGCTCTCGTACGCAAACCGTTTACGTTCCAGCGCAATGCACTCCGATTCCGGCGGCACTGACGCAGCCAGTCTTACCCCCACTGCCGCCCGCCGCATAACTTACTGCCAAGCTGTTCTATGGATTAATCCGCTGCTGGCAGCCATTGACAAAGCTAATAACCAGCTAGCTGGAATTCGACAAATAGAAATAGAGAGAGTTAGTCCAGCAAGGTAGAGAACGTAACGTGACGAACTCCCCCAAAACTTCTTCAATTATCCATGTATTTTAAAAAGAGATTTAATTATATTTTACAAAGTGTATTTTAGTGAAATGCGAAGAATGAAGAGGATTCGGAATGATATCAATTCTTTTTGGGGCTGGAGCAAGCTGGGGTTCTGAGGAAAACCAGCCATCGCCACCGTTAGGTATACATCTTTTTGATGAGCTAAATAAACTCGGAGGAAGTTTCTCAAAGCTTTCGGAGGCGCAAAAAAAAGAGTTTGAATTGAATGGCTTTGAGGCTGGAATGCGTTTAATACCAAATGATAGTGAAGTTATTAACCCCCTTCAGATTGAGCTGGCTTTGTTTTTAGCCCAGTACAGACCTACACTAGATAGCGCCTATGTTAAATTATTTAAAATGTTAGGTGAGCTAAGAAAGAAAATATATATTTTAACTTTGAACTATGATCTACTTATAGAGCAATCCTTGTTCATGTGTGGTGATAAAAAAGTCGAATATGGTCTTCTAAAAGATAGTGTGTCAGTCCTGAAAGTTCATGGTTCATGTAATTTTGTTCCTGATATTAATCCTAGTATTAAAATTGGGAAGATTGTTGCAAAGGATTGTGAGTCATTCGTTGAGACACATAATCCTAGGATTTTAAATAACTATTTTGAACTTAAGTCATGGTCTGAAAGTCATTATGGACAGTTGTTTAGTCCAATAATGTGCTTATTTAACATGGAAAAGAAAGCAGTGATGAATGCAATGATGATCGAAACATTAAAGAAAAGTTATGTAACGGCAATCATGCAATCGAATTTTATTTTTATTGTTGGTGTCAATTATGTCCCACATGACTCTCATGTTTGGGATTCTGTTTTGTCTTCTAGCGCTGAATTGATAATTGTTGATCCTAAGCCGTCTGAGAGTTTTATTTCCATTTTAAATGAAAAGAATGTTAACTATACGTTAATAAAAAAAGGTTTCTATGAGTCTGTAGTAAGACTGGCTGGAATGATTAAGGTTAGATCAAGGAAATAGTAACCGGGACGATTGTTTGAAAAGCTACAGGTTGAACGAATGAAATTCTTGGATAAATACGCCAGTCAAGAAGGACAGCAGTTCGATACCGTATCGAATGCAGTGATAGCTACAACCTAATATCAAACACAGACATCTGCTGGTGGCTTTTTTATTGCGCTTCGCATGCGCTAAATAATCGAGAGTCTTTCAGTCGTGAGTCTGGAGAAAGCTGTTTTCTCGGGCGGTTGTCCCATGCGACAGGTTCACATCTGAAAGGAAATAACTGCGGCTCTGCCTGGCTTTGGCGATTCAACAGGAAAAGCGCTGCTTTTTCCATCTGAATGTCTGTATTACACTCGGCTCTGTGTGTTTGGCCGTCTAAACGTCCAAAGTGGCGCGATTTATGTCAAATTTCACCATTAATGCGAATGATTATCATTTAGGTACTCCCGGAGGGGGTCCAGGCCACGGGGCGGCGAGGTCGCGGAAAGCGGCTGGTTTTCGTGATCCATGGTCATCATCATCATGTGCGCAGGTTATTGATTTTTAATCTGCCCGATTTTCAATGATGTCGAATTGTTCAAAAAGTGTTCACCATCATGGACCAGGAAATTGCAGCGTTAAAGCTCAACATCAACCAGCTCGCAGGTATCACCGGCGTGCACCGCCAGACAGTCGCCGCGCGGCTGAAAAATGTCAGCCCGGCCCCCGGCAGTAACAGCAAACTAAAACTCTACCTCGTCACCGATATCCTGTGCGAACTGATGATCCCGACGGTATCCGCCAGTCTTGAGGATATGCCGCCAGGCGATCGGCTTGCACACTGGAAAGCTGAAAACGAGCGGCTGAAATTCGAGGTTGATACAAAGCAGCTCATACCGGCTGAAGATGTTGCCCGTGAGTTTTCATTAATGGCGAAAGCCGTCGTTATGGTGCTTGAAACACTCCCGGACATCCTTGAACGCGACTGCGCGCTGACGCCGGTTGCGGTCTCCCGCGTGCAGAGCGTGATTGATGATCTGCGCGACCAGGTGGCACAAAAAGTGATGGACGCCGAACCAGAGGAGGAAGAGCCAGAGGAGGACTGATGGCCAAACGGGCATCTGCCAGGGGGATCCGCCGCGATGTCTCCGGCATTTTACGTGCCCCACGTCGTATGAAGGTGGCTGATGCGGTCAGTTCATACATGCGCGTGCCGATGGGCGCGGGTAACTCCGTTCCGTGGGATCCTAATCTTGCTCCCTACATCATCGAGCCGATGAATTGCCTTGCGTCCAGGGAATACGATGCGGTGGTGTTCGTCGGGCCTGCACGAACCGGCAAAACCATCGGCCTGATTGATGGCTGGATTGTATATAACATCGTCTGCGATCCGGCGGATATGCTGGTGATACAGGTTTCAGAGGAGAAAGCGCGGGAGCACTCCAAGAAACGCCTCGACCGCACCTTCCGCTGCAGCCCGGAAGTTAAATCACGGCTGAGTCCGCGCCGCAATGACAATAATGTCCACGACCGGACATTCCGGGCAGGTAACTACCTGAAACTCGGCTGGCCCTCGGTCAATATCATGT
Above is a genomic segment from Kosakonia radicincitans DSM 16656 containing:
- a CDS encoding DUF1441 family protein; its protein translation is MDQEIAALKLNINQLAGITGVHRQTVAARLKNVSPAPGSNSKLKLYLVTDILCELMIPTVSASLEDMPPGDRLAHWKAENERLKFEVDTKQLIPAEDVAREFSLMAKAVVMVLETLPDILERDCALTPVAVSRVQSVIDDLRDQVAQKVMDAEPEEEEPEED
- a CDS encoding phage holin, lambda family, which translates into the protein MKMPYKQDFIAALLAAKEQGIGAMLAFAMAYLRGRYNGGPIMKTLIDATMCAMIAWFARDLLDFFGLAKNLSYIASVFIGYVGTDFIGGFIKRFAARKAGVDDANQQ
- a CDS encoding collagen-like triple helix repeat-containing protein; the encoded protein is MVEWIYNRNGRPTVLFDDDCLRNNRGVVIAWIHGNNIYSLRGMHIGWFEGRVLYDSHNKALGFLRNPNGRLPSIPGLAGAPGVPGLAGKPGRPGLAGVPGRPGFGGWSQTILEDYF
- a CDS encoding antiterminator Q family protein — protein: MRDIQKVLDLWGSWAASDSCNVDFSPIAAGFKGLLPQTGKTRIMCSDNDGLIIEGCMVRLMKKRPYDYHLLVGHYVYRVSKRQMAKKRKKSEKQIRIEMMLAEGFIDGCLSMLDIKLEMDSVTIRQVVES
- a CDS encoding DNA-methyltransferase, with the protein product MKNTVKISSIELINADCLHYIQSLPDNSIDLIVTDPPYFKVKPNGWDNQWKGDEDYLKWLDGCLAQFWRVLKPSGSIYLFCGHRLAADIELMMRRRFSVLNHIIWAKPSGRWNGCNKESLRSYFPATERVLFAEHYLGPYRPKDDGYERKGTELKQSLMAPLIEYFQNARASLGVASKEIAAATGKKNMVSHWFGASQWQLPGEADYQKLQALFTRIATEKHQRSELVQPHHQLVATYHSLNRKYCELVEEYKSLRRYFAVTSVVPYTDVWTYKPVQFYPGKHPCEKPADMLRDIINASSRPGDLVADFFMGSGSAIKEAVKLGRAAVGVELETEQFNQTVKEINEQVSRDAK
- a CDS encoding lysozyme, with amino-acid sequence MMQISNKGIALIKQFEGLRLDAYQDSVGVWTIGYGWTQPVDGKPITKGMVIKQETAERLLKTGLVSYESDVSKLVKVKLTQGQFDALVSFAYNLGTRALSTSTLLKKLNAGDYDGAADEFPRWNKAGGKELAGLTRRREAEFALFMS